In Solea senegalensis isolate Sse05_10M linkage group LG6, IFAPA_SoseM_1, whole genome shotgun sequence, one genomic interval encodes:
- the LOC122770451 gene encoding noelin-2-like codes for MSVPMLKIGAVLSTMAMVTNWMSQTLPSLVGLNGTIISPDGTHERIVSGLYPGSEEGWQVYSTASDPDGRCVCTVVAPARNLCKRDPRSRQLRLLTEQVQNVSQSMEVVDLRTSRDLQYVRDSEPLLRGVDGRLHTYVASPRTLTTKGLQELKGQMSQLRPLLSVVEQYRLDLQTLATLRLELLNLSIILTAIQEEVGAYDYEELQQRVLLLETRLHSCMNKLGCGRLTAVSGPITVRASGSRFGSWMTDAMIPSSDSRVWSMDGYYKGRRVLEYRTMGDFTKGQNFVQHLLPHPWAGTGHVVYNGSLYYNKHQSNILIQYHFRSRSVLLQRSLSGAGYNNTFPYSWGGSSDIDLMADETGLWAVYTTIPNAGNIMVSRLDPRTLEVAQSWDTGFPKRSAGEAFMICGTLYVTNSHLAGAKVHFAYHTNSSTYEYTDIPFHNQYSHISMMDYNPRERALYTWNNGHQVLYNVTLFHVIRSDG; via the exons aTGAGTGTTCCCATGTTAAAAATTGGTGCGGTGCTCAGCACCATGGCTATGGTGACTAACTGGATGTCCCAGACTCTGCCATCACTTGTCGGACTCAATGGAACCATCATTTCTCCTGACGGCACACATGAGCGCATCGTCAGT GGGTTGTACCCAGGCTCCGAGGAAGGCTGGCAGGTTTACAGCACGGCGTCAGATCCTgatggcaggtgtgtgtgcacagtggtCGCTCCGGCACGAAACCTCTGCAAACGGGACCCTCGGAGTCGACAACTGCGCCTCTTGactgaacag gttCAAAATGTGAGTCAGTCCATGGAGGTTGTAGACCTGCGAACATCCAGGGATCTTCAGTACGTGCGAGACTCTGAGCCTCTCCTGAGGGGAGTGGATGGACGTTTACACACTTATGTGGCCAGCCCCCGCACTCTGACAACAAAGGGCCTGCAG GAGTTAAAGGGCCAGATGTCTCAGTTACGGCCCCTTCTGTCAGTAGTGGAGCAGTACCGACTGGACCTGCAGACGTTGGCCACCCTACGACTGGAGCTCCTCAACCTGTCAATCATCCTGACAGCCATTCAGGAGGAGGTCGGGGCATACGACTACGAGGAGCTCCAGCAGAGGGTTCTACTCCTGGAAACCaggctgcacagctgcatgaacaAATTGG GTTGTGGTCGTCTGACTGCAGTTAGCGGTCCAATCACCGTGAGAGCCTCAGGTTCCCGCTTTGGCTCCTGGATGACTGATGCCAtgattcccagctccgacaGCAGG GTGTGGTCCATGGATGGTTACTATAAGGGCAGACGTGTGCTGGAGTACAGGACCATGGGGGATTTCACCAAGGGCCAAAACTTTGTGCAGCATCTGTTGCCGCACCCATGGGCAGGAACCGGCCACGTGGTCTACAACGGCTCACTCTATTACAACAAGCACCAGAGCAACATCCTG ATTCAGTACCACTTCCGCTCTCGCAGCGTGTTGCTCCAGCGCAGCCTCAGCGGTGCCGGATACAACAACACCTTCCCCTACAGCTGGGGAGGATCCTCTGACATCGACCTCATGGCTGATGAGACTGGACTCTGGGCCGTCTACACCACCATCCCCAATGCTGGAAACATAATG GTGAGTCGCCTGGACCCTCGCACACTAGAAGTAGCCCAGAGCTGGGACACGGGGTTTCCTAAGCGCAGTGCAGGGGAAGCCTTCATGATCTGCGGCACACTGTACGTCACCAACTCCCACCTGGCCGGGGCCAAAGTCCACTTTGCCTACCACACCAACTCCTCCACGTACGAATACACCGACATCCCCTTCCATAACCAGTACTCCCACATCAGCATGATGGACTACAACCCCAGAGAGAGAGCGCTATACACATGGAACAACGGACACCAGGTCCTCTACAATGTCACACTGTTTCACGTCATTCGGAGCGACGGATAG